Proteins co-encoded in one Fusarium fujikuroi IMI 58289 draft genome, chromosome FFUJ_chr06 genomic window:
- a CDS encoding related to alpha-1,6-mannosyltransferase HOC1 yields MLSPAFAHRKYVYSASIATVIVIFLTVNYAYSGRIRPSSLSEEAPLPTAPVTLQQEPFPHKIWQSWKDDSENPTDRTVGFPHQWRVVNPDWRYERITDANNDAYVRDRFDANISDVFTSLQDPILKADFLRYLILLREGGVWADIDVYPHQPVSKWIPKQFQGSVSLVVGIENDHHKQPIWPGSPYSVQLCQYSVLAKPNHPAIKTLVSQVAGDLKKLLESKQPGEAVSFEDVMSTTGPFAFTKVLMDYFKESMGVEHTGNELDRLEEPRLIGDVLILPKDSFGWLPQEHAHDKGDPIILVEHLFIGSWRDGHPG; encoded by the exons ATGTTGTCACCGGCTTTTGCGCACCGAAAGTATGTCTACAGTGCCTCAATAGCCACCGtgatcgtcatcttcttgactGTCAACTACGCATATAGTGGCAGGATAAGGC CAAGTAGCTTATCTGAAGAGGCACCATTGCCTACGGCTCCTGTCACTCTGCAACAGGAACCTTTTCCACATAAGATATGGCAAAGTTGGAAAGACGATTCAGAAAACCCGACTGATAGAACTGTTGGCTTTCCACACCAATGGCGTGTAGTCAATCCTGACTGGCGGTATGAGCGCATTACTGATGCCAATAATGACGCTTATGTTCGCGACCGATTTGATGCCAACATATCAGACGTCTTTACAAGCCTGCAAGACCCAATTCTCAAAGCAGATTTCTTGAGGTACCTGATACTGCTGCGCGAGGGTGGTGTCTGGGCTGATATCGACGTATACCCCCATCAGCCAGTATCGAAATGGATCCCGAAACAGTTTCAAGGCTCAGTGAGTCTGGTCGTTGGGATAGAGAATGACCATCACAAACAGCCCATCTGGCCTGGCTCCCCATACTCTGTGCAGTTATGCCAATATTCGGTGTTAGCCAAGCCAAACCATCCTGCCATCAAGACGCTTGTGAGCCAAGTGGCAGGGGATCTCAAGAAACTTCTAGAGTCCAAGCAGCCTGGAGAGGCAGTTTCTTTCGAAGATGTGATGTCCACTACTGGACCTTTTGCTTTCACAAAAGTTCTCATGGACTACTTCAAGGAGTCCATGGGCGTGGAACATACTGGGAATGAATTAGATAGACTCGAAGAACCTCGATTGATTGGTGATGTGCTTATCCTGCCAAAGGATAGCTTTGGATGGTTGCCTCAAGAGCACGCTCATGATAAAGGAGACCCGATTATCCTGGTTGAGCATTTATTTATCGGGTCATGGCGAGATGGTCATCCTGGATGA
- a CDS encoding related to N.crassa uvs2 protein produces the protein MADSTTEPQASAPVFKKRGAKGKANLRKRPATPPPADSDDSDYSSSEDESGQRVKRRKKTATVTASSKDLATGKTDLQATVYTADRNVPITSTNDATKHSNWYDEDSQDALSAKNLLGSTRIATKDSQPDGTYKGLANQTTFIQKNPDAPNRAKGPVKASSNVRTITVMDFKPDVCKDYKKTAWCGFGESCVFAHIRDDVKQGWQLDKEWEEVTKGKQNLGGTVVASANRDKKVENTDDADEIAMLEKIPFACIICEGPYREPIQTRCGHYFCEPCALKRYRRDPTCAACGAGTNGVFNSSKKLKKLLEKKKEREEQKKKKKKKKEEEEEEAQEEQ, from the coding sequence ATGGCTGATTCAACAACAGAACCACAAGCGTCTGCCCCGGTATTCAAGAAGCGAGGCGCAAAGGGCAAAGCAAACCTACGCAAACGACCAGCGACGCCACCTCCCGCCGACAGCGACGATAGCGACTACTCATCGTCAGAAGACGAGTCGGGACAGCGCGTTAAGCGGCGCAAGAAGACTGCCACCGTCACAGCATCCTCAAAAGACTTGGCAACAGGGAAGACGGATCTTCAGGCGACAGTTTATACAGCAGACCGCAATGTACCCATTACAAGTACCAATGACGCGACAAAACATAGCAACTGGTACGATGAAGACTCTCAGGATGCGCTATCAGCGAAGAACCTCCTAGGCTCAACAAGGATTGCCACAAAAGACTCGCAGCCAGATGGAACATACAAAGGACTCGCAAACCAGACTACTTTCATCCAGAAGAACCCCGATGCGCCCAACAGAGCGAAAGGTCCTGTCAAGGCCTCCTCAAATGTCCGTACCATCACAGTTATGGACTTCAAGCCAGACGTTTGCAAGGATTACAAGAAGACCGCTTGGTGTGGTTTTGGAGAATCTTGCGTATTTGCCCACATACGTGACGATGTGAAGCAAGGCTGGCAACTTGATAAAGAGTGGGAAGAAGTTACCAAGGGGAAGCAGAACCTAGGCGGTACCGTTGTTGCGAGCGCCAACCGcgacaagaaggttgagaacaCAGACGACGCAGACGAGATTGCTATGCTTGAAAAGATCCCTTTTGCATGTATTATTTGCGAGGGACCATATAGGGAACCGATTCAGACGAGGTGCGGACACTACTTTTGCGAGCCATGTGCTCTTAAGAGATACAGAAGAGACCCGACATGCGCTGCATGCGGAGCTGGCACGAATGGCGTATTCAActcatcgaagaagctgaagaagctattggagaaaaagaaagagcgcgaagagcagaagaagaagaagaagaagaagaaggaagaggaagaggaagaggctcagGAAGAGCAATGA
- a CDS encoding related to autophagocytosis protein: MNYIYSTVNTLRDRYTPVSHKSTFRQTGQITPEEFLAAGDYLVYKFPTWSWGDADSPEQRVSHLPPGKQFLVTRNVPCHRRLNDDFAGDAGHEEALVNDGEDFKGATGDDEDGWLRTGGLASSQPLKVKEVRTVDDSGNVGDREVVEDDDEIPDMEDEDDDEAIIRDSGADSKNSAHRTYTLYIMYSPYYRTPRLYLSGYLASGQPLPPNDMTEDIVGDYKDKTVTLEDFPFFANNIKMASVHPCKHASVMKTLLDRADAALRLRREKLRAGNSQTPSGMEGLVDEIGKLDVKGAQEAADKDEWEEVQETEIDDQEVAIRVDQYLVFMASVTPGIEHDFTMGV; this comes from the exons ATGAACTACATCTACTCCACAGTCAACACCCTACGGGATCGTTATACTCCCGTCTCTCACAAGTCAACCTTCCGCCAGACCGGCCAAATCACCCCAGAAGAGTTCCTCGCTGCGGGCGACTACCTCGTGTATAAGTTCCCGACCTGGTCTTGGGGTGATGCCGACTCTCCCGAGCAGCGAGTAAGCCATCTACCTCCAGGAAAGCAGTTCCTCGTCACACGCAACGTTCCTTGTCATCGACGCCTAAACGATGACTTTGCTGGCGACGCAGGCCATGAGGAAGCTCTCGTCAACGATGGCGAAGACTTCAAGGGAGCTActggcgacgatgaggatggttGGTTGAGGACCGGTGGTCTGGCTAGTTCCCAGCCgttgaaggtcaaggaggtGAGGACGGTGGATGACTCCGGAAATGTCGGTGATCGAGAGGttgtcgaggatgatgacgaaatCCCTGAcatggaggatgaagacgacgatgaggctATCATTCGCGACTCTGGCGCTGATTCCAAGAACAG CGCTCACCGTACATACACTCTTTACATCATGTACTCCCCCTACTACCGAACACCCCGTCTGTATCTCTCAGGCTATCTTGCCAGCGGTCAGCCACTGCCCCCTAACGACATGACAGAGGACATCGTAGGCGActacaaagacaagacagtgACGCTTGAGGACTTCCCCTTCTtcgccaacaacatcaagatggCCTCTGTGCATCCTTGCAAGCACGCCTCAGTCATGAAGACTCTACTCGACCGTGCCGATGCAGCTCTTCGTCTGCGTCGCGAGAAGCTCCGTGCTGGCAACAGCCAGACACCGTCTGGAATGGAAGGCCTGGTAGACGAAATTGGGAAGTTGGATGTCAAGGGCGCTCAAGAGGCAGCGGACAAGGATGAGTGGGAGGAGGTCCAGGAGACCGAGATCGATGATCAAGAGGTTGCTATCCGAGTGGATCAGTACCTAGTT TTTATGGCCAGTGTGACACCTGGTATCGAGCACGATTTCACCATGGGTGTCTAA